GAGTCGGCCTGGAGCCCCCGGGCGCTGGTGGGGCTTACCCTGATGCTTCTGGACGCTCTCGGGCTGGCAGGGTCTGCCTGGCTCAGTCTCAGGGGTCAGGGACCGTCGGCTGCGGCCGCGCCGCCTCGGTTGGAGCCGTGGGTCGAGCCCGGCCTGGGCGTGAACGTGGACCTCATTGGCAGGCCCAATGCAGAGATTGAGGCCGTCGTCGGCTTCGTGGAGGGCTCAGGCATGGGGTGGGTCCGCCAGCACTTCCGCTGGCTGGACCTGGAGCCCGAACCTGGCGACTACCGCTGGGAGCTCAGCGACGGGGTGGTGGAGCGATTGGCTGCCACCGGGCTGGAGCTGGTGGCCGTTCTAGGCACCTCCCCTAACTGGGCCCGTCCCCCGGGCCAGGAGCACGCCGAGTGGAGTCCGCCTGAGGACCTCGCTGTATTCGGGGACTTCGCTGCCCGCTTTGCCCGGCGATACGGCGACCACATCACCTACTACCAGATCTGGGATCAGCCCAATATCTACCCCTTCTGGGGGGACCGGTACGTGGACGTGGACGCCTACGGCCGGCTGTTGCGGGAAGGGGCCAGTCGTATCCGGGCAGAGGATGGGGATGCGGTGATCGTCCTGGCCGGACTGGCCCCGAACGTAGAAAACGGCCCCCTGAATCTCAACGAGGTGGAGTACCTGCGGCGCCTGTTGAACGGGGGTGCCGGGCCCTTCTTTGACGTAGTAGCGGCCAAGGCCTACGGGTTCGAGGTAGGGCCCGAGGATCCGCGCGTGGACGTGGGCGCGCTCAACTTCGGTCGGGCCGCCCTGCTACGCCAGGTGCTGGAGGAGTTCGGGCGGGCGCAGACCCCGGTGTGGGCGGTGGAGTTCGGATGGAACGCGCTCCCGTCCGACTGGGCCGGCCGACCCGCTCCCTGGGGCACGGGAGACCCCAGGCTGCAGGCGGAGCGCTCGGCGCAAGCGCTGGCGCGAGCTCGCCGAGAGTGGCCTTGGATGGGTCCCGCAATCTGGGCCCGCCTCACGCCGCCGGAAGACCCGGACGACCCTGGCTACGGCTTCGCTCTGGCGGAGTCGGACCTCACCCTTACTGCGCTGGGCAGTGAGCTGTTGCCTTTGCTGGAGACGGGAAAGACTCCGGCAATCGGCTGGCACCGCCCCTCGTCCTCCTGGGCTGCCTACTCCCCCGGCTGGAGGGTCTCTGATCAAGGGGCGGACCCCGGTGGGGCGGGTGACTGGGTGGAGATAGCCTTCGGGGGCACGGCGCTGGACCTGGTGTTGCGCCCAGGGCCATACTGGGCGGTCTGGTACGTGGAGGTGGATGGAGGGCCCTCCTCTGTCCTTCCGTCCTGGCAGGGACGCTCGTACCTGGTGCTGTACGATCCCCTCGGGAGCGAGCGGCAGGTGACGGTAGCCTCTGGGCTGCCGCCGAGGGAGCATCGGGTGCGCATCATGGTGGAGGGGGGCTGGGGCCAGTGGCCGCTGGCGGGGTGGGTGAGCTGGCAGGAGGAACCCGCTAATGCGGCACCCGTCGCCCTGGCGGTGAGCGCGGTCGCACTCGTGGCTGGGTGGGCGGTGGGCCGACCCGGCCGACTGGTGGCGGAGGTGCTCAGCGCCCTCGTTCGAGCCGGCGACCGGCTGCCCGAGGTGGTTGGGGCGCTCATCGCCTATGGCGCGGGCGTGGCCTTCTGGGCGGCCGAGGGCCTGCCGCTATCGGCCGTGTCCGGTGCCGTCCTGGCTGGGATGGCCCTGGTGGCGCCGCGGTGGGTCCTGAGTGCGGCCCTGGCCTCGCTCCCCTTCTTCCTGGTGTCCAAGAGCCTGGCAGGGCTGCCGTTGCTGATGCCGGAGGTGTTGGCTTGGCTGCTTCTGGTCGGGTGCCTGACTCGGCGCTGGATCGGTACAGCGCCGGGGAGGCTGCGGCTGACGCCCATGGACGTGGCCGTGGGTGGGCTGCTGGTGTGCGCGGGGCTGGCTTCATTAGCTGCCCCCCTCCGAGGAGTGGCCTTTCACGATCTTCGGCGCGTGCTCGTCAGCGGTACAGCTCTGTATGCGGCCACACGCATGCTCGGCAGTGGGGCTCTGGGTCCGGCGGTCATGGGAGCGCTCGCGGGGGCCGCTGCGACCAGCTTAGTGGGGATCGGGCAGTACCTCCGTGGCGAGGATCTAATACGGGCCGGCGAGGTGGCTCGAGTGCGGGCCCTCTATGGTTCGCCCAACAACCTGGCCCTCTATCTGGGCCGGTGCATCCCCCTGGCAGCGGCATTGGCGCTCTTCGCCCGGCGGCGCTTGCTCCGCCTGCTCGCCGGGTTGGCAGCCATCGCCTGCCTGACTGCAGGGGTCCTCACCCGCTCGCGGGGCCTGGTGTTCCTCGGTCTCCCGGCTGGTCTGGGCCTGCTGCTGTGGCACTGGGACTACCTGAGACGCCGGCGGGCGCTCCTGGCTCTCGTGGGGGTGGCGGGAGTCCTCCTGGTAGCGCTGACGGCTGGCGGCCGGGTGCGGGGGCTGTTGACGGGGACCGACTCCGCCGCGACAATGAGGCTGCATCTGTGGGCCAGCTCGGTGCAGATGATACGGGACAGGCCGTGGTTGGGCGTGGGGCCGGACAACTTCCTATATCAGTACCGCACCCGCTACATCCTGCCTCCTGCCTGGCAGGAGCCGAACCTGTCGCATCCACACAATGTGCTGCTGGACTTCTGGCTGACGGCGGGTCTAGGCGGGGCGGTCGCGATCGGAGCCCTGCTGGCGTGGAGCGTGGTCTGCGCCCGGCGCGCGGTGGCCCGCTCGGTCGGCTGGCGGCGGGCCGCCTACTTGGGTGTTGCGGCGGCGCTGCTGGCGGCGCTGGCGCAGGGGCTAGTGGACAACTCCCTCTTCCTCGTGGACTTGAGCCACGTGACCCTCGGCTACCTGGCAATGCTCGCCGGCGGTGCCGTGGCCCCATCAAGGCCGGGGAGGAGGAGAGGCCCCCCAGTCAAGAGGCCATCCGGCATAGAGGCTAGATCGCATGAGAGTGCTGATCACGGGCGGCGCGGGGTTCATCGGTTCCCATCTGTGCGAGCTGTTCCTGGACCGCGGGCACGAAGCTATCGCCATGGACAACCTCATCACCGGGAACGTCGAGAACCTGGAGGGGCTCATAGGGCGCCGAGGGTTCACTTTCATCGACTACGATGTGACTAACTACGTCCACGTGCCCGGACCCCTGGACGCTATCCTGCACCTGGCCTCACTGCCCAGCCCAGTGGACTATCTGCGGCTGCCTATCAAGACGCTGAAGGTGGGCGCCCTGGGGACTCACAAGACACTGGGCCTTGCTCGCGCCAAGGGTGCGCGCTACCTCCTTGCCTCCACCAGCGAAGTCTACGGTGACCCAAAGGTGCACCCGCAGCGGGAGGACTACTGGGGCAACGTCAACCCGGTCGGCCCGCGCGGCGTGTACGACGAGTCCAAGCGTTTCGCCGAAGCCATGACTATGGCCTACCATCGGGCGCACGGGATTGAGACCCGGATAGCCCGTATCTTCAACACTTACGGCCCGCGGATGCGCCTGGACGACGGGCGAGTGGTGCCCAACTTCATCAAGCAGGCGCTCCTGGGCGAACCTCTGACGGTCTACGACGACGGCTCCCGAACCCGATCCTTCTGCTACGTGTCGGACCTGGTGGAGGGGATGTACCGCCTGCTGCTGTCCGACGAGGTAGAGCCGGTGAACCTGGGCAACCCCGGCGAGATGACTGTGCTGGAGCTGGCTCAGAGGGTGAAGGCGGCTACCGGGTCTGCGTCCGAGATCGTGTTCGTCCGGCCGCAGGATAACCGCACCAAGGACGACCCCCAGATGCGGCGGCCCGACATCACCAGGGCGCAGACGCTGCTCGGCTGGAGCCCGAAGGTGGGCATAGACGAGGGCTTGCGCCTCACGGTCGAGTACTTCCGGACTCGCGTACGCTGACGCTGCGGGCGATGAGCCGGGGAGACCTGCGGGCGGGGGCCGCGCGAGCCTGGACGGCGGGGATGGGGGTCGTCCTGGCCGGGCTTCTGGCGGCGGTGCCCCTGCAGATGGCGGCTATCGTCGCCGCGGTGCCTCTGGGGATCCTGGTTGCAGTTGTGCCGCAGTTGCTCCTGCTGGGGCTTCCCCTGGCAGTGCCCCTGGAGCAACGGTTGTCGCTGGGGCTGGCGGGGATCCGGTTGGGGCCGGTCGAGCTGCTCATCGGGGCGGCGGTGGTTGCCTGGCTGGCTCGTGCGGTGGCCGCGCGTCGGCTGAGCTGGACCGCGGGCGCGGTCGGGTGGGCCCTCCTGGTGTGGCTCTGGGTGATGGGGCTCTCCCTCACGAGCGCCCTCTCTCTGAGCGCCGGCCTGGTCGAGGCGAGCAAGTGGCTGGAGGTGCTGGCCCTGGTGGTGGTGCTTCCTGCGCTCTTGCCCCGGTCGCAGGTCCGCTACCTGATCTGGGCTCTGGCGATCGCGGGTGCCCTTTCGGCTCTCCTGGGTCTGTACCAGTTCGCCACTGGGACGGGCCCGGAGGGCTTCCTCCTCCTGGGGCGCTTCATGCGGGCTTACGGCACCTTCCAGCAGCCCAATCCCTTTGCTGCTCACCTGGGCCTGTCGCTACCCTTCGCCGCCGGCTGGGCCCTGGCGGCGGCCACGACGCGACACGAGAGGCTGGCTCTGCTGACGCTGACCGGCATCATGGTACTGGGCATTCTGGCAAGCTGGTCTCGCGGCGCCTGGTTGGCCCTGGCCGCGTCCGTGGCGCTGATGGCCGCCCTGCTGCGGCCACGGTTGGCCACGGCAGGTGCGGTGCTGCTGCTGATCACTGGCCCCTTGTGGATCGGGCCGATGGCTTCCACCGCCCTGGCGCAGCGGGCCCTGGGGATGACGGGCTCCGTCACCGGGTTGAACGTGGCCAGGGTGGAGCCCACCGACGACAACTGGGCCGTGGTGGAGAGGCTGGCCCACTGGCAGGCGGCCTGGTACATGTTCGAGGACGACCCCTGGCTGGGCGTGGGCGCGGGCAACTACGAGGTGGTCTACGGGCGCTACGCTGTTCCTCGCTGGTCTGACCCTCTCGGACACGCCCACAACTACTACCTGAACGCGCTGGCGGAGACGGGGCTGCTGGGCCTGACGGCGTATCTGGCTCTTGGCGTGGTGGCGTGGATCAGCCTGCTCCGCGGCTGGCGCAGCGCTGCCGATTCCACGGCAAGGGCGCTGGTTCTTGCGGCAGTCGGCACCCTGGCGTACCTTACGGTCCACAGCGTGGTAGATAACCTCTACGTGCACGGGATGCAGGTTCTGGTCGGGCTGGCCCTGGCGGTCCCGGTCCTGGGACGTCCGGCGACGGACGGCGCACCCGAGCCCAAGAGAGAGCGATGCATATTGGGGCTTTGATGTCGCAGCCGGCCAGGCGACGGGAGGCCACCCGCTTCCTCAAGTTCGCTACGGTGGGCACCCTGGGGGCAGCTATAGACTACGGGGTGCTGAACCTGCTCATATTGGTGGCGGGGTTTCCCAAGTTCTGGGCCAATTGCTGTTCCTTCACCGTGGCTGTACTCAGCAACTTCGTCTGGAACCGGCTGTGGACCTTCCCCGAGTCCAGGGAGCGACCTCTGGGGTCCCAGTTGGTGCAATTCGCCTTCATCAACGTCATCGGCCTGGGGATCAACCAGGTGATCTTCCTGTCGGTAGATCGCTACGTCTTGGGCCTCGGGGGCGTGTGGGCGCCGCTCACGACGCAGCTATCGTCCGCGGTGGGCATCGGCGCGGCTGTGCTCGCTTACAACCTCTCCAAAGCCTGTGCCACGGTGGTGGCGCTGTTCTGGAACTTTGGAGGTAACCGCCTGGTGACCTACCGAGGCCTGTGAGAATGGGCCTGAACATCGGATTCGATGGTGGCCCTACTGCTCAGGGTGCCGGAGTCGGTCGGTACTCGTCTTGCCTTCTGCGAGCTCTGCTGTCTCATCGCTGCGACGATGCCTTCACCATCGTGCTTCCCCGAGGGATGGCGCTGCCCTCGGCCGTGGACGAGGCCAGGTGCCGCTGGCATGCAGTGCGGCTGCCCGTGGGCGCACGGGCGGCCGAGCTTCTTTGGCACCGTCTGCGGCTGCCGGTGCCGGTGGATGTGATCGCCGGCCGGCTGGAGGTGTTTCACTCGCCCAACTTCCTCCTGCCCCCTCTCCGGCGGGCACGAGGGGTGGTGACCGTTCATGACCTGTCCTTCCTGCGCGTCCCCCAGTTTGCCTATCCTGGGCTGGTCCGCTACCTGGCAAAGGCGGTGCCCCTCTCGGTAAACCGGGCCGACGTGGTTCTGGCGGATTCCCAGTGTACTGCCGATGACGTGGTGGAGCTGCTAGGAGTGCCCCAGGATCGGGTGCGCGTGATCTATCCCGGCGTCGGGCCGGAGTATGGGCCACAGCCGGAGCGAGGCGAGCGCGAGGCGCTCCGCGCGGCGTATGCGCTGGACCGTCCCTTTGTGCTCTGCGTGGGTACCATTGAGCCGCGGAAGAACTACCCCAATGCCATAGAAGGCTTTGGGCGCTTCGTGCAGCGAACCGGCTTTGCCGGGTACCTGGCCATCGCCGGGGCCACCGGTTGGATGGCAGATGATTCCCTGGAGGCGGCGCGCAGGGCGGGTCCGGCAGTCAAGGTGCTGGGGCGAGTGCCGGAGGAGCACCTCCCGGCGCTGTACCGACAGGCCACCGCTTTGCTCTACCCCTCTCACTACGAGGGCTTCGGGTTGCCGCCTCTAGAGGCGATGGCCTGCGGAACGCTCGTAG
The nucleotide sequence above comes from Anaerolineae bacterium. Encoded proteins:
- a CDS encoding GtrA family protein, which translates into the protein MHIGALMSQPARRREATRFLKFATVGTLGAAIDYGVLNLLILVAGFPKFWANCCSFTVAVLSNFVWNRLWTFPESRERPLGSQLVQFAFINVIGLGINQVIFLSVDRYVLGLGGVWAPLTTQLSSAVGIGAAVLAYNLSKACATVVALFWNFGGNRLVTYRGL
- a CDS encoding glycosyltransferase family 4 protein yields the protein MGLNIGFDGGPTAQGAGVGRYSSCLLRALLSHRCDDAFTIVLPRGMALPSAVDEARCRWHAVRLPVGARAAELLWHRLRLPVPVDVIAGRLEVFHSPNFLLPPLRRARGVVTVHDLSFLRVPQFAYPGLVRYLAKAVPLSVNRADVVLADSQCTADDVVELLGVPQDRVRVIYPGVGPEYGPQPERGEREALRAAYALDRPFVLCVGTIEPRKNYPNAIEGFGRFVQRTGFAGYLAIAGATGWMADDSLEAARRAGPAVKVLGRVPEEHLPALYRQATALLYPSHYEGFGLPPLEAMACGTLVVVAANSSLPEAAGDAAVYCSTDAESIAGALAEALSDDSRAEERRRRGLKRARRFTWERAAEAVRDIYHELA
- a CDS encoding O-antigen ligase family protein, producing MSRGDLRAGAARAWTAGMGVVLAGLLAAVPLQMAAIVAAVPLGILVAVVPQLLLLGLPLAVPLEQRLSLGLAGIRLGPVELLIGAAVVAWLARAVAARRLSWTAGAVGWALLVWLWVMGLSLTSALSLSAGLVEASKWLEVLALVVVLPALLPRSQVRYLIWALAIAGALSALLGLYQFATGTGPEGFLLLGRFMRAYGTFQQPNPFAAHLGLSLPFAAGWALAAATTRHERLALLTLTGIMVLGILASWSRGAWLALAASVALMAALLRPRLATAGAVLLLITGPLWIGPMASTALAQRALGMTGSVTGLNVARVEPTDDNWAVVERLAHWQAAWYMFEDDPWLGVGAGNYEVVYGRYAVPRWSDPLGHAHNYYLNALAETGLLGLTAYLALGVVAWISLLRGWRSAADSTARALVLAAVGTLAYLTVHSVVDNLYVHGMQVLVGLALAVPVLGRPATDGAPEPKRERCILGL
- a CDS encoding SDR family oxidoreductase, encoding MRVLITGGAGFIGSHLCELFLDRGHEAIAMDNLITGNVENLEGLIGRRGFTFIDYDVTNYVHVPGPLDAILHLASLPSPVDYLRLPIKTLKVGALGTHKTLGLARAKGARYLLASTSEVYGDPKVHPQREDYWGNVNPVGPRGVYDESKRFAEAMTMAYHRAHGIETRIARIFNTYGPRMRLDDGRVVPNFIKQALLGEPLTVYDDGSRTRSFCYVSDLVEGMYRLLLSDEVEPVNLGNPGEMTVLELAQRVKAATGSASEIVFVRPQDNRTKDDPQMRRPDITRAQTLLGWSPKVGIDEGLRLTVEYFRTRVR